A part of Aquibium oceanicum genomic DNA contains:
- a CDS encoding STAS domain-containing protein: MAATVSLPPVLDITAAAPLAADLMAARGKDVSVDGSKVEKIGAQCIQVLLSAVATWVNDGMEFELARPSPVLVERLGIAGLEPANFSARNA, from the coding sequence ATGGCCGCGACCGTTTCTCTTCCGCCCGTGCTCGACATCACGGCAGCCGCGCCGCTCGCCGCCGATCTGATGGCGGCCCGGGGCAAGGACGTCTCCGTCGATGGATCGAAGGTCGAGAAGATCGGCGCCCAGTGTATTCAGGTGCTTCTGTCGGCCGTCGCGACCTGGGTCAACGACGGCATGGAATTCGAGCTGGCCCGACCCTCTCCTGTGCTGGTCGAGCGACTTGGGATCGCCGGGCTCGAGCCGGCCAATTTTTCTGCGAGGAATGCTTGA